A window of Apodemus sylvaticus chromosome 23, mApoSyl1.1, whole genome shotgun sequence genomic DNA:
aggtcttgaaccaggcgataggtaccattaggttttttaactgctagtataggggtgttgaaaggagaagaggtgggacgaagaagctttttccttaagaggtcagaaatgataggcttaagtcccctgaggctctggagagagagggggtattgagcttgggtgatgtacctggtagggtccagtaactggatgacaacggAAGAGTGatgtttagcaacagaggggttctggacgtcccaaactctggggtccacctgagaagctggtagaggaaataacatgttagtgttagtaggttgattggctagaaggagaagtaggggaactgctagcgagcttgggttcaggcgagtggggggagcaaaagaaattgaagctcccaacttaactaaaagatcccTTCCTAATAAAGGGACGGGAGaggttggcactaccaaaaaggaatgggtgaagggtatatttctaaaagtacagctaagtggtggggtctgatgaggaaggtaaggttGTCCTCCTATCCCGACTATGGGAAGACTCGAGGGTGAAGTGgagccccaaaattccaccaggactgagtaagtggccccggtatccagaaggaaagagatgggctttCCACATACCACGATAGTTACCCGGATCTCCCTGTTAGTGATGGGCGAGGTCGGGTTGAGGGAGCTCCGGCCCCTTCATTCATctatagccaagcctaggaggtcagtagGAGAGGTTTCTGGGCAGGATGGCCTTCTGTTCTGTGTAACATGGGGACAGTCGACAGCCCAGTGGCCCTCACGATGACATTTAGGACATGGTCCCCTTGGCTTGCGGGGGTTGGGGCAAGTCCTTGCCCAGTGACCTGATTGACCACACCTGTAGCAGGGAGCTGATGGTTTCTGAGCCTTGGAAGGCCCGGAGCCTGGGGCGATAGCTGGAGCTGGtcggacagcttttgccagcatgtggtacttttgttttcgggctttttcatctctctcatggtataccttgaaggccagcgCCAAGACTTCCGCCTGTGGAGTCAGGGGTCCTCTCTCCAAGCGtctaagtttagctcttatgtcaggatagctttgggaaaagaaataagtcattaagagTTGCTTACCTTCCGGATTGTCAGGATCTAGATTAGTGAATTGCAACAAAGCCTTCGTGAGGCGTtgtaaaaactgagatggattttcctgtttttcctggacaacctcttggagtttttaaaaatttattggctttaaagctgcctttctgagaccagctagaaggcatgtaacaaacctgtctctggctaaaataccagccGAGGAATTATAATCCCATAGCGGGTCTTGGTCAGGCACTGcctcagatccaattggatagcttttgtctgtctggtgaatttcatctgcatgcattttgcctcttcccaaactcgcctgcgttcatcaggaagtaaattgttagtaagaatcatatagACATCATGAAAAGTCAAGttgtaagattgagtaatgtactgaaattctttaataaagttagaggagttagagGTATAAGAactcagtctgctttctatttgagaaagttcgctcaaagagaagggaacatgtactctaaccagaccatcgattccagccacttccctcagaggaaggactggtgctGGGTCAGGTGTCTTTGGAGGAGAAGAGGCTGGGGGCTTGGCCGTGGCCTTAGAACGTGTAataggaggggtaaaggttggtGCCAGTTCAGGGCATCTGTGGTGATCCTTtactggcacagagggagaggagacagactcTGAGACTTGGTGGGAGGGAGAAACTGGGGCTGAAGGTTGAGATCTTGTAGTCTCCACATGTCTGTGGCGAGTGGACGGAGGTGGTTCGTCAGCAGGGTCGAAAGTAACGCCATCTAGTGGAGGGTGAGcaggtttcatggctaggaggAGCTGAGATGGAGTGCAAGCAGCGCAGagagaaggcttagaccggagatagataaaagcttggaCGTACaggatttggtcccatttaccaGATTgttgacagtatgtattaagatcccttaaaataattggatctagggtgccattaggtggccatttggaattattatctagtttatattgagtccagaccttattacagaggttaaTTAGTTTTGACCGCCTCACATCGTACGTTAgttttagagacttgagattttctaGGAGGCAACCGAGGGGGCTTCCTGGGGGTACCGGCGAAGATGTTCTATTCCCCATCAGGTGTGGGGGGGCTTTGTATACCACAATCGGGATACCGATATCCGGGAACGTGGAACAATTTGGTTTAGCCAGGCGGCGCACTAGCGGCCGCGATCTGGAGCCCTAGGCggtggcaacagcagcagcagtggcggcagcgtGGCGGCAGcatggcggcggcagcagcagcagcggcagggCAGCAGCACGGAGAGGCAGGCGGCGGTGGCACGCAGCAGCGTGGTGGAGCACAGAGCAGTGGCGGTGGCGCGGGGGACTTCGGCGGTGGTCCATAGCAGCAGCAGCGTGGCCAGTAGCGCGGGCGGGAGGGAGGGTTCCGTAGGTCGGCTTGCCAGTGTTGGTTTCTGGGTCTGTTGGCTTCTGTAGCTGCTGCCACTGGCcagcacacacgcacgcaccccAGGCACCAGGCCGCGGACTGCGGTGGAGCCGGAACCAcaatgaggcacgctagaccaaatggttccacgtggagtttatttaagaagggagGGGTAGCCAGCGGGAAAgggagtgagaagggaaggaaaagagagcggaaaggagcgctgctaggttatataggggtggtgacgtaattacaggtaaaggtgggctatggaattctgggtagatggcaGCCGTTGCCTGGGCAACGGACCTAAACATTGCTTTGCATGGTGTCCCAGGCCTCAGGTACCTACACTGTTCCTCTCCTGAGATCCAAAGTTTCCCCAAGTTTCCCCCTTGGATCCTTATCTTCCCAGCTGAGACTCTCTGTGACACATCCCCGGGAACATGGATGATATCtgacatattttatacttcagtaTTAGATAATAGTCACTACAAGTACTTGTAAGATAAATCTCCTTGGTTATATATGTGCACCTGAGGAGTTCTATCAACCTAAGACAGTTACAGATGGCACAGAACTAAGGATCCAGAAGGTGGTGGACCTGTTGATTAGAGGCTTCTCTTCCTAAACCTTTTCCTGTCAGAGTGATTATGAGAGCTAGAAATCCATGACTCCTCTGGACCCCTGCTCCTACTTTGGACCTCACTTCTGTGTTTCTCTTACAGATAAAGACTCTCTAAATTGCAATCTCAGTGTCAACTATCGTGAGCTACGTGGACAGTGCTCAGTGAATCGAAATCCTCTCCTTCGTTTTGGTGATGGAAAACAGGAGGGAAATGTCACTGAGCTGTGTCCTTATTTGTTCCAAAGCCTGAAAGACACTTTAGGAGTGATGTGGAGCCTGCAATCAGGTAAGTATGAAATAGAATGCAAAGGTAGACATGAtaaatgagaaagaggaagaggagagcatGTGACAGAATGGGGCTGCTGAATTATCCTACTAGAAGAGATGAACACTTTTTTCTACCTGGAACTACATGGCACACATTGTGTAAGCAATGGCAAGCCAGGAAGGAAAGATTACAGGTCCTAAGTGTGCAGAGAAAGACAGGACCTTTGGGGGAGGTGATGGTTTTATAAAGGTTAGAAGATGATGTCATTTGCAGGTAATGATGCCTTACAAGTCACCACAAATTGTCAATATACTCAAGAAAAATTGATTGATGGATACGTGGAGATCATAAAATTTAATGAGAAGTATAGATTTTATCCACTTAATAAAACCTGGAAAGAAGGTCATTCTGAAGCCAGCGGTGCCATGGAGCAATGGAAGAACGACAAGGAACTAGAACAAGGTCTCAGTAAAGTCCTCACAGGAGATTTCAGTGACTGCCTCAACAAATTGTTGCCACACTCCAGAGAAATACCAAGTAAGTAGTTAGGTAGATTAGCACAAGAAAACAGTCACAGGGTGGGAAAGTTATGGCAGTTCTCTTAAAAAGTCTGATGACTTCCCTGTCTGGATGGGAGCCAGGTGTGCCTAATGGAAAACTTGATAGACTGAGTGAGGGATTCATTGGTGGTCTTCCAGGGATGACCACAAGGATTTCTCTTTCCCATATCATCACACAGTGCTTCACATTTCCTCATAACCATTGGCCCAGGCACTACATGGCCCGCTAATGAGCCCCAAGTCTGTTTGCATCACTGTAAACTTCCAGCCTTCTCATCCTCAGGTAGAGCTGCCCTCCCACCAGCTCCAACATCACTTTTGAAGGCCACATTATCTTTTTCTAGCACAATTAAAGAACTCCAGAGAGTTCTATCCACAGTAAATATGCCACCTTGTTTGATGGTTCTGTACACCTTTGCTTTATTTGGTAGTGAAACAAGCTCTGTAAAATCATCTCACATGCTATGTGTTACACAGCAAAGGGGGGAGATCTCTGTGCTGCTGAATTACTGAGGACCCAGAAATTGAGGTGAGGTTTGCTCAGATTTGAAGTCTGGTTAAAGCCTCaacatctgttttcattttagcCTTACCAACCACTCCTGCACATATGGACCAACTTTCTTCCATGGCATGCAGTTCCAAACCCTCTGTCCAACAGATAATGTtcatctgcctcctcctctcactcctcctTCACTCCGCAAATGTTTTCTGAGGAGAATCCTTGACAGTGACAGGTACTGGGCACAATGTTGGAAGTGTAGTAAGGGACAGAGGGGTGAGGACTGAGGAAGTAGGAATGAGCGAGTTCAGGTGTTGTGCTCTGGTCCCTTAGCTGCAGATTCATGCTGAGAAAGGAGGCAGGAGATCCAGAGTTCATGTCACCTCACAGCAAGAGCTTGGGCATGCTCAGCCTGGACAGGAGAGGAATTTGTCACAGGGCAGAGGAAATGCCAAGGGC
This region includes:
- the LOC127673703 gene encoding histocompatibility antigen 60c-like, yielding MAAAAAAAAGQQHGEAGGGGTQQRGGAQSSGGGAGDFGDKDSLNCNLSVNYRELRGQCSVNRNPLLRFGDGKQEGNVTELCPYLFQSLKDTLGVMWSLQSGNDALQVTTNCQYTQEKLIDGYVEIIKFNEKYRFYPLNKTWKEGHSEASGAMEQWKNDKELEQGLSKVLTGDFSDCLNKLLPHSREIPTLPTTPAHMDQLSSMACSSKPSVQQIMFICLLLSLLLHSANVF